The Starkeya sp. ORNL1 DNA window AGCATTCTTCGAGGCTGCCTCGCGGCACCTCAGGATGAAGTTGCTTTCATAGATGAACCTCATCCTGAGGTGCGAGCGCCAGCGAGCCTCGAAGGATGCTCAAGCCGAGCGCCATCGGGGCGCTCATCACGGGGCCTTCGAGGCTCATTTGACGACCGGTCACCTCGATGGTCCCTCTGGTCGCCATAATCGATCCTGCGCTGTGGCACAACGCGATACGGGTCATGTCATCAACACGTCCCGCGGCCGCGGATCAACGCCAATCGGTCTTCCCTCGCCGCCACGGCGCCGAGGGCGCCTCCCGCCATGCGTGCCAGCCTTCGGGAAGATCGGCCAGTTCACCGATGCTGTTGTCCAGATCGAAAATTTCCTTCAGGCCGACGATGGATGCGTCCTCCTCGCGGGCGTCCCCAGGCCCGAGGAACTGCCAGCAACCATCATCGTCATCGTGGGACACATAGGCGATCCACTCCTCACCCTTCATGATCTGGCGGTGAGTAATGACGGCGACGTTCGGTGGGTCCAAGAATTTCCAACTCATCCACGTCTCATCGCCAGATCAATTGCGGCGCATGAGCGCCGGCCGGCCACTGCCGAGCCGTCCCGCCGACCTCAGCCATGTGCGTAGGCATGGGCAAGGTCTGCGGTCGTCAGCTTCAACGGCTCGGGATCGCCGGGGTTCAGGATGAAAAGCTCATCGCCGCGAAGGAAGGAAAGGAGGAAATCGAGCTTTATGATTAGGCCCTGTTTTTCGAAGCCACTCCCCAGGGCCTGCCTCTTGAATTCGGCCTCATCCGAGAAGATCGGGATGACCTTCTCCCCATCTATGATGAAATCCTGCAGGCGAATGAAATGTGACTGCTCATCCTCCCACCCGCCGATAACGACCACTTCTTCCTGCATTGGCGCCACCCTTTCTGATGGGACAAACTAGAATTCATACCGAAAATAATTCTCGACCTCGGAGCAGGCGCCCAGCACATCATCGTTTTCGCACCACTCGCCGAGCCACATCCCCATGCCAAATCCGGTGCCCGGTTGGACCTCGCCCCGTGACACCCGGCCGAGCCGGCCCTCGACGACCGACTGCCTGTATCCCCTCAGATTTGTGATGAGCAGTTGGTAATATTCCAATTGCCAGGAGTCGCGATCCGGCCGCACCTGAGCCCGCGCTTCCTCCGCCATCTTTATCGCGACATCAAAGCGGCGGAGGAACTCTACAAGATTATCGTCCACTTGAGGCGTCATGGCATCCGTCTTTGTACAATCTTCCATTTCAGATCGAAGTACTTTAAGCGGTACTGCGAAGCACCACCTTGATACTTGACGTCATTTTTTGCTGTTTGGGGGTGCGGCTTCTCCGATGATTGCCGTGATCCTCGTCCCCTTTGGGATGGTGGCATGACTTACCATAATGAAATTCTGTAGGCGGATGGAGTGAGAATTCTCGTTCTCCCATCCGCCGATCACCGCGACTTCATCGATCATCGATGCCCCACTGGCTCTCTCTTCGCTTTTGGGCCCTAAGTTCCTCCAGTAAGTAAGTCAATGCGTCGGACTCGGTCGCAAAATGACGCGCACTCGTCTCGAGTCCGCGCTCGCTGTAATACACTCTCCAATCATAACCGCTTTGCGCCAGGACGAAGCACTCATCTCCAACATTGTCCAGATTGAATGTATCCAGGCGGACGCTTTCCGCACGAACGGCATGCAGAAATTCTTCCCTCGTCATGGCCCGACCCTCTTGATAAAGCCTTGTGCAAGCCCGTTGACCACGTTGAACGAGGATTCATATTGAGTTCCTTGGCCGAATTGGCCGAACCAAGGCGCAGCCTTCCCCGACTGGACTTCGAACGGGCGGATTACTTCGTAAACATTATAAGGCTTCGTCGTTGCAATCCAGGGAGGCAAGCTGCGCATCCAATAGGGAGTGCCTTGGGGTGCAAAGAACGTCCCGGTGTCTTCGCCATAACGATCGATGCGGGTACCGACGTCCAGTCTCTCGGTGACGGGTGTCTCCAGAAATCCCCGGTTGGGCGGCCAATAGGTTTGTAGCGCTGTTCCCGTCCGCGTGCCTATTACAG harbors:
- a CDS encoding SseB family protein, which translates into the protein MQEEVVVIGGWEDEQSHFIRLQDFIIDGEKVIPIFSDEAEFKRQALGSGFEKQGLIIKLDFLLSFLRGDELFILNPGDPEPLKLTTADLAHAYAHG